A genomic stretch from Helianthus annuus cultivar XRQ/B chromosome 1, HanXRQr2.0-SUNRISE, whole genome shotgun sequence includes:
- the LOC110928650 gene encoding uncharacterized protein LOC110928650, producing MEVIEMVDFYSIAILIFPLFLYRIMSWRGRRNGGCGGGRGGGRGNIVMTQAELTDLINTRVAEALAAQQAGQHANQNQNNPPMCMFKMFMDCKPQTFSGTEGPVGLLRWFEKVESVFAMCNCPAGDRVKFASGTLEDGALTWWNAQVQMLGIEMANVTTWDDFKELIREDYCPRDEIQKLEIEYYNLKMAGSEIEAYMKRSHELANICPNLSRPPHHRIELYIKGLAPQVKGLFTAANLDNLPRIIRLAHKITDQEVERGSLPPRVTATTTTTPTTDNKRKWNDADKATNSNQSQKKLDNNNNNNSRSFSQSSSVNQNQNNSQTSGSYAGKQPKCNKCGFHHFGSCNRTCQRCDKVGHMAKDCRASYPKQQQQ from the exons ATGGAAGTCATAGAGATGGTTGACTTCTACTCAATCGCAATTCTTATCTTTCCACTcttcttatatagaatcatgagctgGCGCGGCAGACGTAACGGTGGATGTGGAGGTGGCCGCGGCGGTGGACGTGGCAACATTGTGATGACTCAAGCAGAGTTGACAGATCTGAttaacacacgtgtggctgaggctttggcagcTCAGCAAGCTG GTCAACATGcgaaccaaaaccagaacaatCCACCTATGTGTatgttcaaaatgtttatggattgcaagcctcaaACTTTCAGTGGAACTGAAGGTCCTGTGGGACTGCTCCGTTGGTTCGAAAAAGTCGAATCTGTCTTTGCTATGTGTAACTGTCcagctggggacagggtgaagttTGCTTCAGGCACCTTGGAGGACGGTgccttgacttggtggaatgctcAGGTGCAGATGCTGGGCATTGAGATGGCAAACGTGACTACTTGGGACGATTTCAAGGAGTTGATTCGAGAAGATTACTGCCCTCGTGACGAAATACAAAAGCTGGAAATCGAGTACTATAACTTGAAGATGGCGGGATCCGAGATCGAGGCTTATATGAAACGGTCTCACGAGCTAGCGAACATATGCCCTAATCTATCCCGACCACCGCACCACAGAATCGAACTCTACATCAAAGGATTGGCACCACAAGTCAAGGGTTTATTTACAGCAGCAAATCTTGACAACCTACCACGGATCATCAGACTGGCTCATAAGATCACTGATCAGGAGGTGGAGCGTGGCTCGCTGCCACCACGTGTTACTGCCACTACTACTACTACCCCCACCACTGACAACAAGCGTAAATGGAATGACGCAGACAAGGCGACTAACTCGAACCAGTCGCAAAAGAAGCttgacaacaacaacaacaacaacagccgcAGTTTCAGTCAGTCATCTTCGgtcaaccagaatcagaacaataGTCAAACTTCGGGATCTTATGCAGGGAAACAACCGAAGTGCAACAAGTGTGGTTTCCACCACTTTGGTTCGTGTAACCGAACATGTCAAAGGTGTGACAAGGTGGGTCACATGGCGAAAGATTGTAGAGCTTCGTATCCAAAGCAGCAGCAGCAATAG